One genomic segment of Hymenobacter psoromatis includes these proteins:
- the iscX gene encoding Fe-S cluster assembly protein IscX: MNHYEPPIQWADHEDVAIALYEKFGDDFGESKIYRIRFTELLDWVLTLPNFEGTREQANEGHLEQIQAKWVYEWRDHQ; this comes from the coding sequence ATGAACCACTACGAGCCGCCTATTCAATGGGCCGACCACGAAGACGTTGCCATCGCGCTGTATGAAAAGTTTGGCGACGACTTTGGTGAGTCCAAAATCTATCGTATTCGCTTTACCGAGCTGCTGGATTGGGTGCTGACGCTGCCCAATTTTGAAGGTACCCGTGAGCAAGCCAACGAAGGTCATCTGGAGCAGATTCAGGCCAAGTGGGTGTACGAATGGCGCGACCACCAGTAG
- a CDS encoding T9SS type A sorting domain-containing protein: MTNFYLRIPKPLRRAGLLALLLGGTAAAAQAQALNYAAAGASAVSGTYADLGTSGTAIATANTDDANSAAQPIGFTFSYNGASFTQFVLNTNGVIRLGSAAPSAADLYYNNDANGQNGVDPLQSTSAADINLLMPFNTDLVPGSGAGGVDYRVLTSGTAPNRVCTIQWRNVADKPGTGSDAANGTQYANFSFQLKLYETTGTVEFVYGQAVPGSAADGTRFPNVGLKGLGQAVGQVTLATKTASVAWNATTFQNSNYTNHANDITKSVTPAPGLTYRFTQAAQLANDIAIQAVYTLGKIATPSALPQPVQVYIANLGTADQTNVQVTLKITGANTQNFTGTLASLPAGAQGTLTLTNLPATLNLGTDSVRVSVPADGNNTNNTAVVTRLVTTNRLSYIDPGKPANGALSYSSNSAGGLLVTKYTIPAGNTVTLADALISFANVTGNPTTAYQVVVYDATGTGGTPGNLLYAAPNQNRPAAGGDVTTTLPALQLTGSFFVGLKEIGNTGAGIATQAETPLRTGVFYYSGDGTAWNDAAATTLQVRFAIEVGLAPAPSCAVPTGLAVTAASATTATVTFADAGNAGSYQLIYGPVGFQPATSGTTVAATASPFTLTGLQSGATYQLYARTSCTGGGTSLLAGPVTFSTGCPAVTTVTDFPYVQNFDNVPAGSALPCGITVLDANADGTTWAITKTTPNSSPNAIRYTSTIPSSPAADDWFFTPALTTTATTRYQVAFRYRAEGIPGSASSFIEKLEVKAGATATPADQTTTLYTNINITTTDYALADGTSTPVVATFAPGAGTQYVGFHVISSANQGNLYVDDLTIMAAAVTATTSAALLQAVTVFPNPSTTGLFDLEIHGANAKGALGVQVTNVLGQAVYTGTARDNYTNRLDLSGLAPGFYHLQVRNGEETMTRQLAISK, from the coding sequence ATGACCAACTTCTACCTGAGAATACCTAAGCCCTTACGGCGGGCGGGCCTGCTGGCCCTGCTGCTGGGCGGCACGGCGGCGGCCGCGCAGGCCCAGGCGCTGAACTATGCCGCGGCCGGGGCCTCCGCAGTTTCTGGCACCTACGCCGACCTAGGCACTTCGGGCACGGCCATTGCCACGGCCAATACGGATGATGCCAACTCCGCCGCGCAACCTATCGGATTCACATTTTCTTACAACGGAGCCAGCTTTACGCAGTTTGTTTTAAATACCAACGGGGTTATTCGGCTGGGTAGCGCGGCACCTTCGGCGGCCGACCTATACTATAACAACGATGCGAATGGACAGAACGGTGTTGACCCTCTGCAGAGCACCAGCGCGGCCGATATTAACCTCCTGATGCCATTCAACACGGATTTGGTGCCGGGCTCGGGAGCCGGGGGGGTCGATTACCGGGTGCTCACTAGCGGCACGGCCCCCAACCGGGTGTGCACCATCCAGTGGCGCAATGTGGCCGATAAGCCGGGCACTGGCTCCGACGCGGCTAATGGTACGCAGTACGCCAACTTCAGCTTTCAATTGAAACTCTACGAAACCACTGGCACGGTCGAGTTTGTGTATGGCCAGGCCGTGCCGGGCAGCGCGGCCGATGGCACTCGCTTTCCGAACGTGGGTCTGAAAGGGTTGGGCCAGGCGGTAGGCCAGGTGACGCTGGCTACCAAAACGGCCTCTGTGGCGTGGAATGCCACGACCTTCCAAAACTCAAATTATACCAACCACGCAAACGACATTACCAAGAGCGTAACCCCGGCACCGGGGCTTACCTACCGCTTTACGCAAGCAGCCCAGCTGGCCAATGATATTGCCATTCAGGCCGTGTATACCTTGGGTAAGATTGCTACCCCCAGCGCTTTGCCCCAACCCGTGCAGGTGTACATCGCCAACCTGGGCACGGCCGACCAGACCAACGTGCAGGTAACGCTGAAAATTACGGGGGCTAACACGCAGAACTTTACGGGGACCCTGGCTTCGCTGCCGGCCGGGGCGCAGGGCACGCTTACCCTAACTAACCTACCCGCCACCCTTAACCTGGGCACTGACAGCGTGCGCGTGAGCGTGCCGGCCGACGGTAATAACACCAACAACACGGCGGTAGTCACGCGGCTGGTGACGACCAACCGGCTCAGCTACATCGACCCCGGCAAGCCTGCTAACGGAGCGCTGAGCTACAGCAGCAACTCGGCGGGCGGTCTGCTAGTTACCAAGTACACCATTCCGGCCGGTAACACGGTCACCTTAGCCGACGCGCTCATCTCCTTCGCCAACGTCACCGGCAACCCCACTACGGCCTACCAGGTGGTGGTGTATGATGCCACGGGCACGGGCGGCACTCCGGGCAACCTACTCTACGCCGCACCCAACCAGAACCGCCCGGCCGCCGGCGGCGACGTGACCACGACGCTACCCGCCTTGCAGCTCACCGGCTCTTTTTTCGTGGGCCTGAAGGAAATTGGCAACACCGGGGCGGGCATTGCCACGCAGGCAGAAACGCCGCTGCGCACAGGTGTCTTCTACTATTCGGGCGATGGCACCGCTTGGAATGACGCAGCCGCGACTACCCTGCAAGTGCGCTTTGCCATTGAGGTGGGCCTGGCTCCGGCCCCAAGTTGCGCTGTCCCCACGGGCCTGGCCGTGACGGCCGCCTCGGCCACTACGGCCACGGTGACTTTTGCCGATGCCGGCAACGCGGGTAGCTACCAGCTTATTTACGGGCCGGTGGGCTTCCAACCAGCTACCAGCGGCACCACGGTGGCGGCCACGGCGTCGCCGTTTACGCTCACCGGCTTGCAGTCGGGGGCCACGTACCAGCTGTACGCGCGCACCAGCTGCACCGGCGGCGGCACTAGTCTGCTGGCCGGGCCGGTAACATTCAGCACGGGCTGCCCGGCCGTGACCACGGTTACGGATTTCCCCTACGTACAGAATTTCGACAACGTGCCGGCCGGCTCGGCGCTGCCCTGCGGCATTACGGTGCTTGATGCCAATGCCGACGGCACCACCTGGGCCATCACCAAGACTACCCCCAACTCCAGCCCCAACGCTATCCGCTACACCAGTACCATCCCCAGCAGCCCGGCGGCCGATGACTGGTTCTTTACCCCGGCTCTCACGACTACGGCCACCACGCGCTATCAGGTGGCGTTCCGATACCGAGCCGAGGGTATTCCGGGCAGCGCATCGAGCTTTATCGAGAAGCTGGAAGTGAAGGCCGGAGCCACGGCTACCCCTGCCGACCAGACTACCACGCTCTACACCAATATCAACATCACCACCACCGACTACGCGCTGGCTGATGGCACTTCGACGCCGGTAGTGGCCACGTTCGCGCCGGGCGCGGGCACACAGTACGTGGGCTTCCACGTCATCAGCAGTGCCAACCAAGGTAACCTCTACGTCGATGACCTCACCATTATGGCGGCAGCCGTGACGGCTACTACCTCGGCGGCGCTGCTGCAAGCCGTGACGGTGTTCCCCAATCCCTCAACCACGGGCTTGTTTGACCTCGAAATCCACGGCGCGAATGCTAAGGGCGCATTGGGCGTGCAGGTCACCAATGTGCTGGGCCAGGCAGTGTACACGGGCACCGCCCGCGACAACTACACCAACCGCCTCGACCTGAGCGGCCTGGCTCCCGGCTTCTACCACCTGCAAGTGCGCAACGGCGAAGAAACCATGACCCGCCAGCTAGCTATTTCGAAGTAA
- a CDS encoding BamA/TamA family outer membrane protein yields MRIFPLLLAGLLTTALISQGQTLPPTSLDTLAKNPPAAKSANKITILPVPVLFYQQETGAGYGVGGLLSGRLGTDTTTRSSNARVQFWTTQKSQSLVQFVHTIYSPGEKYYLNGEISSYKNRLYFFGVGNDAPQTQDANRSFLDFQLFIINQRFQKSIAKNQFLGLQYRLARVYNLNQEPGRVDNNGDAIPEAQSGPNYFLHDPRVDLRQTRNFSLSGLGPVYTYDSRDVALGASTGSLLDLQVMFNGKFVGSDYNFVRYQLDARHYQRIFGDKTILATQIFGQFHSGDVPWYGLAGLGANLGGTLYNNSSLMRGIYEQRYRDRQMVTAQAELRQHLFWRIDGAAFLGVGQVGYNLSDYSFGGLHTAGGVGARFNLIRRDRVNLRFDYAFGKDPGFYFAIGEAF; encoded by the coding sequence ATGCGCATTTTTCCACTGCTACTGGCCGGGTTGTTGACAACCGCTTTGATAAGCCAAGGGCAGACCCTGCCCCCCACCAGCCTGGATACGCTGGCCAAAAATCCCCCGGCTGCCAAGTCGGCCAATAAGATTACGATTTTACCCGTGCCCGTCCTGTTTTACCAGCAGGAAACCGGGGCTGGCTACGGCGTGGGCGGCCTGCTGAGTGGGCGCTTGGGCACCGACACCACCACGCGCTCTTCCAACGCCCGCGTGCAGTTCTGGACTACTCAGAAAAGCCAGTCGCTGGTGCAGTTTGTGCACACCATTTATTCGCCCGGCGAGAAATATTACCTGAACGGCGAAATCAGCTCCTACAAGAATCGGCTCTACTTTTTTGGGGTAGGCAACGACGCGCCGCAGACGCAGGATGCTAATCGCTCGTTTCTTGATTTTCAGCTGTTTATTATCAATCAGCGCTTCCAAAAAAGCATCGCTAAAAACCAGTTTTTAGGCTTGCAGTACCGCCTCGCGCGGGTGTACAACCTGAATCAGGAGCCCGGCCGCGTAGATAATAACGGGGATGCTATCCCAGAGGCGCAAAGCGGGCCGAACTACTTTTTGCACGACCCCCGCGTGGACCTGCGCCAAACGCGCAATTTTAGTCTCTCGGGCCTGGGTCCGGTGTATACCTACGACAGTCGCGATGTGGCTCTGGGTGCTTCTACAGGCAGCCTGCTCGATTTGCAGGTGATGTTTAATGGCAAATTTGTGGGCTCCGACTACAACTTTGTGCGCTACCAGCTTGACGCCCGGCACTACCAGCGCATATTTGGCGACAAAACCATTTTGGCGACGCAAATTTTTGGGCAGTTCCACTCCGGTGACGTGCCGTGGTACGGGCTGGCGGGCCTGGGGGCCAACCTGGGTGGCACGCTCTACAACAACTCCAGTCTGATGCGCGGCATTTATGAGCAGCGCTACCGCGACCGGCAAATGGTGACGGCCCAGGCCGAGCTGCGGCAGCACCTGTTTTGGCGCATCGACGGGGCCGCATTCCTGGGCGTGGGCCAGGTGGGCTATAACCTCAGCGACTACAGCTTCGGCGGCCTGCACACGGCCGGCGGCGTGGGTGCCCGCTTCAACCTTATTCGGCGTGACCGTGTGAACCTGCGCTTCGACTACGCTTTCGGCAAAGACCCCGGCTTCTACTTTGCCATTGGGGAGGCGTTCTAG
- a CDS encoding geranylgeranylglycerol-phosphate geranylgeranyltransferase has product MPSAPTPLPAAGPSPAGGGDELPLAGPGQAGRLARAVPGLVRWPNLAIMLLSLVLVRAMLLPGQPLSRVLLAPRFGLVVLAALLVAAAGYIINDYYDVKIDAINRPARLVVGRLLRRRHAMLAHLVLSGVGVALALAMSRAVGAVTLGAALLLWGYSARFKRLPLVGNVSIATLTAALVLLPELQLRTGREAVWLYALAAFLLTAVREIVKDLEDMRGDGQHGCQTLPLVWGVARSKVVAGFFLACLAGLVLGAAGQLLAWGRWGLAAWLLGLVLLPLGWLARLLWRADRRRHFRQLSAWCKGIMLAGVLSMVLV; this is encoded by the coding sequence ATGCCTAGCGCCCCTACCCCCCTGCCCGCCGCCGGGCCCTCGCCCGCCGGTGGGGGCGATGAGCTGCCCCTGGCTGGCCCCGGCCAGGCGGGTCGCCTGGCGCGGGCCGTGCCGGGCCTGGTGCGCTGGCCCAACCTGGCTATTATGCTGCTGAGCCTGGTGCTGGTGCGCGCCATGCTGCTGCCGGGCCAGCCGCTGAGCCGGGTGCTGCTGGCTCCGCGCTTTGGGCTGGTGGTGCTGGCGGCGCTGCTAGTGGCGGCGGCCGGCTACATTATTAATGATTATTACGACGTCAAGATTGACGCCATTAACCGGCCTGCCCGGCTGGTAGTGGGGCGGCTGCTGCGCCGCCGCCACGCCATGCTGGCCCACTTGGTGCTGAGTGGGGTAGGGGTGGCGCTGGCGCTGGCCATGTCGCGGGCGGTGGGGGCGGTCACGCTAGGTGCGGCTTTGTTACTGTGGGGCTACTCGGCGCGGTTCAAGCGCCTGCCGCTGGTTGGCAACGTGAGCATTGCTACCCTCACGGCGGCGCTGGTGCTGCTGCCCGAGTTGCAGTTGCGCACCGGCCGCGAAGCGGTGTGGCTCTACGCCCTGGCCGCGTTTCTGCTCACGGCGGTGCGCGAAATTGTGAAGGACCTCGAAGATATGCGGGGCGACGGGCAGCACGGCTGCCAGACCCTGCCGCTGGTGTGGGGGGTAGCGCGTAGCAAGGTTGTGGCGGGGTTTTTTCTAGCGTGCCTGGCGGGGCTGGTGCTGGGCGCGGCCGGGCAGCTGCTGGCCTGGGGCCGCTGGGGCCTGGCCGCCTGGCTGCTGGGGCTGGTGCTGCTGCCGTTGGGCTGGCTGGCCCGCCTACTGTGGCGCGCCGACCGCCGCCGCCACTTTCGCCAGCTTAGTGCGTGGTGCAAGGGCATCATGCTGGCCGGCGTGCTGAGCATGGTGCTGGTATAA
- a CDS encoding glycosyltransferase, with product MDQLATPARFHATREAMAAAPPALLPHPPTTEQLLCQVARALRQQLPPPLAALQACVIIPAKDEADALPATLAALAAQITLGGQALPAGMIEVIVLANNCLDQTAEAVRQAMHHHPGLVLHVAEVHLPPIDAHVGRARRLLLDEAAQRLESTIGPTGVLLSTDADTLVAPTWLAATLSEIEAGAEAVGGRILTQATAATHCPVRRMQLSDAVYRVLLRQLEDRLDPCPTDRWPCHHQHYGASLALTVRAYRRVGGLPVVPFLEDEALWQQLLRHDLPVRHSPQVQVYTSARRCGRVEVGLSWQLREWEALSAQHQQPLVPCPHELVRVWRARHCLRAWWQAGASQPGPELARLARAVEVPLKELLLQARQCSTFGQLWQWIETTRGAVLPVPLSGALRDLRAYLRKGVPGS from the coding sequence ATGGACCAACTTGCCACGCCGGCCCGCTTTCACGCTACCCGTGAGGCGATGGCCGCCGCTCCGCCGGCCCTGCTGCCCCATCCGCCTACTACTGAGCAGTTGCTCTGCCAGGTCGCGCGCGCGCTTCGCCAGCAGCTACCCCCCCCACTGGCGGCACTCCAGGCCTGCGTCATCATTCCAGCCAAGGATGAAGCCGATGCGCTACCTGCTACGTTGGCCGCGCTCGCTGCCCAAATAACTCTTGGCGGCCAGGCGCTACCAGCCGGCATGATAGAAGTTATCGTGCTGGCCAACAACTGCCTCGACCAGACGGCCGAGGCCGTTCGCCAAGCTATGCACCATCACCCCGGCCTAGTGTTGCACGTAGCCGAGGTCCACCTGCCGCCTATCGACGCCCACGTGGGCCGGGCCCGCCGCCTGCTGCTCGATGAGGCTGCCCAGCGCCTCGAAAGCACTATCGGGCCCACTGGTGTGCTGCTTAGTACTGATGCCGACACGCTGGTAGCCCCTACCTGGCTGGCCGCCACGCTCTCCGAAATTGAGGCCGGGGCCGAGGCCGTAGGTGGGCGCATCCTAACGCAGGCCACGGCCGCCACTCACTGCCCGGTGCGTCGGATGCAGCTCAGCGATGCCGTCTACCGCGTGCTGTTGCGCCAGCTCGAAGACCGACTTGACCCCTGCCCCACCGACCGCTGGCCCTGCCACCACCAGCACTATGGGGCTAGCTTGGCCCTCACCGTGCGCGCCTACCGCCGGGTGGGTGGCCTACCTGTGGTGCCTTTTCTGGAAGATGAGGCCCTGTGGCAACAACTGCTGCGCCACGACCTGCCGGTGCGCCACAGCCCTCAGGTACAGGTCTATACCTCGGCCCGGCGCTGCGGGCGCGTGGAGGTAGGGCTGTCGTGGCAGCTGCGCGAATGGGAAGCCCTGAGCGCCCAGCACCAGCAGCCCCTGGTGCCTTGCCCGCACGAGCTGGTGCGGGTGTGGCGCGCGCGCCACTGCCTGCGCGCCTGGTGGCAGGCCGGCGCGAGCCAGCCCGGCCCCGAGCTGGCTCGCCTGGCCCGTGCCGTCGAAGTGCCCTTAAAAGAATTGCTGCTCCAGGCACGGCAGTGCTCCACATTTGGCCAGCTTTGGCAATGGATTGAAACTACTCGCGGAGCCGTATTACCCGTGCCGCTCTCAGGCGCATTGCGCGACCTGCGCGCTTATCTGCGTAAAGGGGTTCCTGGTTCGTAA
- a CDS encoding outer membrane beta-barrel protein, with product MPGFIPVRLGGRAGWGSWWLVAMLLLGSPWAARAQTRATVRGHVADPADAPVELATVTLHRAADSMVVKTEFTDAAGAFELAAVAGQRYLISVAQVGYRRYWSPAFELSAAGLALPPVRLAASAATALKEVTVTGRKPLYEHRFDRTVLNVADNPLSAGATTLDVLGRAPGVTTDAADNLALRGREGVLVVIDGKRVPLAGAELADYLRALPAEQVQSIELITNPPASFDAQGGAGVIAINLKKDQRLGTNGSANLSYGRGHYGKFVGGLALNYRRKGLNLYGNYTYNDRRGFNLLDFDRQYAATAALPAARSQVGSDQLTHLRSHAAKVGLDLTLSKRTTLGAAVTGLASQANNNTNSNTLFTDPNGQPTQRFSSITAQDVRRPNGSANLNLRHAFADSATAATLAFDADYARYQTTRLTDLFTYFEAPTQPTNLLYGDQRSNLDIGAFKADYSQPLPGRARLDAGAKVTRIASDNDVQFVRTADGVTAVDPSISLRFRYHENVNAAYATLRGTHAGTQVQAGLRAEQTNSLAEVVDGTSRERHYLQLFPNLVLERNLNKDNALALTLARRIDRPSYGQLNPLRAYLDATSFSAGNINLVPQTSYNAELTHTYRGKYSAALAYARTSNPFVLASQPAPDGNRVVVNQPVNLSRQDFYTLTLTAPLELTKWWTLYASGIFYYNHYLGSLNSTALDRGQVACNLTLNNSFTLPGGWAAELNGFYESREVGGFQRLQARGQVAAGLKKSLWHEQATLRLTMSDILYTTPLRVTSTYVNFSEYFRARQDARVGTLAFIYRFGNGKVAAARRRAAGADEELRRASSGQ from the coding sequence ATGCCTGGTTTTATTCCAGTGCGGTTGGGTGGGCGAGCTGGCTGGGGGAGTTGGTGGCTGGTAGCAATGCTGTTGTTGGGCAGCCCTTGGGCGGCGCGTGCCCAAACGCGCGCCACTGTGCGCGGCCACGTGGCCGACCCGGCTGACGCGCCCGTGGAGCTGGCCACCGTAACGCTGCACCGCGCCGCCGACTCGATGGTGGTTAAAACCGAATTTACGGACGCGGCCGGGGCTTTTGAGCTGGCGGCGGTAGCTGGGCAGCGCTACCTGATATCGGTGGCGCAGGTAGGCTACCGGCGCTACTGGAGCCCGGCCTTCGAGCTATCGGCGGCGGGCCTGGCCCTCCCCCCCGTGCGGCTGGCAGCCAGCGCCGCTACAGCCCTGAAGGAAGTGACCGTGACCGGCCGCAAGCCGCTCTACGAGCATCGGTTCGACCGCACCGTGCTCAACGTGGCCGATAACCCGCTCTCGGCCGGGGCCACGACGCTCGACGTGCTGGGCCGCGCCCCTGGCGTAACTACCGACGCCGCCGACAACCTGGCCCTGCGCGGCCGGGAGGGCGTGCTCGTCGTTATCGATGGCAAGCGGGTGCCGCTGGCCGGGGCCGAGCTGGCTGACTACCTGCGTGCCCTGCCCGCCGAGCAGGTGCAGAGCATCGAGCTGATAACCAATCCGCCCGCTAGCTTCGACGCCCAGGGCGGTGCCGGCGTCATTGCCATCAATCTCAAAAAAGACCAGCGCCTGGGCACCAATGGCAGCGCTAACCTCAGCTACGGCCGCGGCCATTACGGCAAATTCGTGGGCGGGCTGGCCCTGAATTACCGGCGCAAGGGCCTAAATCTGTACGGCAACTATACTTACAATGACCGCCGTGGCTTCAATCTGCTGGATTTCGACCGGCAGTACGCCGCCACGGCCGCCCTACCCGCCGCCCGCAGCCAGGTGGGTAGCGACCAGCTCACCCACCTGCGCTCGCACGCCGCCAAGGTGGGCCTCGACCTGACTCTGAGCAAGCGCACGACGCTGGGCGCGGCCGTGACCGGGCTCGCCAGCCAGGCCAATAACAATACCAATAGCAATACGCTCTTCACCGACCCGAACGGGCAGCCTACCCAGCGCTTCAGCTCCATTACCGCGCAGGACGTGCGCCGGCCCAACGGTAGCGCCAACCTCAACCTGCGCCACGCCTTCGCCGACTCGGCCACTGCCGCTACCCTGGCCTTCGATGCCGACTACGCCCGCTATCAGACCACCCGGCTGACGGACCTGTTTACGTATTTTGAAGCGCCTACCCAGCCGACTAATCTGCTCTATGGCGACCAGCGCAGCAACCTCGACATCGGGGCTTTCAAGGCCGATTATAGCCAGCCCCTGCCCGGCCGGGCGCGGCTCGATGCCGGGGCCAAGGTGACGCGCATCGCCTCCGACAACGACGTGCAGTTCGTGCGCACCGCCGATGGCGTAACCGCCGTGGACCCCAGCATCTCACTGCGCTTTCGCTACCACGAGAACGTGAACGCCGCCTACGCTACCCTGCGTGGCACCCACGCCGGCACCCAGGTGCAGGCCGGCCTGCGCGCCGAGCAAACCAACAGCCTGGCCGAAGTAGTAGACGGCACCAGCCGCGAGCGGCACTACTTGCAGCTTTTCCCCAACCTGGTGCTGGAACGGAATCTGAATAAGGATAATGCCCTGGCCTTGACCCTGGCGCGGCGCATCGACCGGCCCAGCTACGGGCAGCTCAACCCGCTGCGCGCCTACCTCGACGCGACTTCGTTCTCGGCTGGCAACATCAACCTGGTGCCCCAGACCAGCTACAACGCGGAGCTAACCCACACTTACCGGGGTAAGTACAGCGCGGCCCTGGCCTATGCCCGCACCAGCAACCCCTTCGTGCTGGCCTCCCAGCCCGCGCCCGACGGCAACCGGGTAGTAGTAAACCAGCCCGTGAACCTGAGCCGGCAGGATTTTTACACCCTGACCCTGACTGCCCCGCTGGAGCTAACCAAGTGGTGGACGCTCTACGCCAGTGGTATCTTTTACTATAATCACTACCTGGGCAGCCTCAACAGCACCGCCCTCGACCGGGGCCAGGTGGCCTGCAACCTGACTCTAAACAATAGCTTCACGCTGCCCGGCGGCTGGGCCGCCGAGCTGAACGGCTTCTATGAGTCGCGCGAGGTGGGCGGCTTCCAGCGGCTGCAAGCGCGGGGCCAGGTGGCGGCGGGCCTGAAAAAAAGCCTCTGGCACGAGCAGGCTACCCTGCGCCTGACTATGAGCGACATTCTCTACACTACGCCTTTGCGGGTAACCTCAACCTACGTCAATTTTAGCGAATACTTCCGCGCGCGGCAGGATGCGCGGGTGGGCACGCTGGCTTTTATCTACCGCTTCGGCAACGGCAAGGTGGCCGCCGCTCGCCGCCGTGCCGCCGGGGCCGATGAGGAGCTGCGCCGCGCCAGCAGCGGCCAGTAG
- a CDS encoding 2Fe-2S iron-sulfur cluster-binding protein, which produces MTPSTIIFQFQDGQPAQTHVAASGESVLDVALNNGIQLQHNCGGVCGCSTCHVYVDQGGDELPEISEKEEDFIDRAINPRLSSRLACQCVLPNAALALVVTLPPQHFLGH; this is translated from the coding sequence TTGACTCCTTCGACTATCATTTTTCAGTTTCAGGACGGCCAGCCCGCCCAAACCCACGTGGCCGCCAGCGGCGAGTCGGTGCTCGACGTGGCCCTCAACAACGGCATTCAGCTGCAGCACAACTGCGGCGGCGTGTGCGGGTGCAGCACCTGCCACGTGTACGTGGACCAAGGCGGCGACGAGCTGCCCGAAATCTCCGAAAAAGAGGAAGACTTCATCGACCGCGCCATCAACCCGCGTCTCAGTTCGCGCTTGGCTTGCCAGTGCGTGCTACCCAACGCGGCGCTGGCGCTCGTCGTGACCCTACCCCCCCAGCACTTCTTGGGGCATTAA
- a CDS encoding cold-shock protein has product MKTGTVKFFNEAKGFGFITDDTTKEDFFVHITGLNGGQIQQNDRVEFETQEGRKGVNAVNVRRV; this is encoded by the coding sequence ATGAAAACGGGGACCGTAAAATTCTTTAACGAAGCCAAAGGCTTCGGCTTTATCACCGACGACACGACGAAAGAAGATTTCTTCGTGCATATCACCGGCCTCAACGGCGGCCAGATTCAGCAAAACGACCGGGTAGAATTCGAGACCCAGGAAGGCCGCAAGGGCGTAAATGCCGTGAACGTGCGCCGCGTATAG
- a CDS encoding Rossmann-like and DUF2520 domain-containing protein — translation MQATADFDSRVGLFGAGRVAAALAPALAAAGCRVVFVASRAPGPAQALAATLPGCEALPLAQALAAPPPAAVYLLAVPDAAVPALAAAGAWPAGAVVAHLAGALPLAGLALPGRVGAGVLYPLQTFSPGRAIAWPAVPLFVEATDPAAEAHLLALAHRLSQRVALLDSAQRLRLHLGAVWASNFTNHLLGVAEALLAEANLPFALLHPLVRETVDKALAAQPSPFGVQTGPAVRHDAPTLAAHAAALAAHPAWQALYAGLTASIQAAAAAGEPPPQKS, via the coding sequence ATGCAAGCTACTGCTGATTTCGACAGTCGCGTGGGCCTCTTTGGGGCCGGGCGGGTAGCGGCGGCTCTGGCCCCGGCCCTGGCGGCGGCGGGCTGCCGGGTGGTGTTCGTGGCCAGCCGCGCCCCCGGCCCGGCCCAGGCGCTGGCGGCCACGCTGCCCGGCTGCGAGGCCCTACCCCTCGCCCAGGCGCTAGCCGCGCCGCCGCCCGCCGCCGTGTACCTGCTGGCCGTGCCCGACGCGGCCGTGCCCGCCCTGGCCGCCGCCGGGGCCTGGCCGGCCGGGGCCGTGGTGGCGCACCTGGCCGGGGCGCTGCCCCTGGCCGGGCTGGCGCTGCCGGGGAGGGTAGGGGCCGGGGTGCTATATCCGCTCCAAACCTTCAGCCCCGGCCGGGCCATCGCCTGGCCGGCCGTGCCGCTGTTTGTCGAGGCCACCGACCCGGCCGCCGAAGCCCACTTGCTGGCCCTGGCTCACCGCCTAAGCCAGCGCGTGGCCCTGCTCGACTCGGCCCAGCGGCTGCGGCTGCACCTAGGGGCCGTGTGGGCCAGCAACTTCACCAACCACCTGCTGGGCGTGGCCGAGGCGCTGCTGGCCGAAGCCAACCTTCCCTTCGCGCTGCTGCACCCGCTGGTGCGCGAAACCGTGGATAAAGCTCTGGCCGCTCAGCCCTCGCCTTTTGGGGTGCAAACGGGGCCCGCCGTGCGCCACGACGCGCCCACGCTAGCCGCCCACGCGGCGGCCCTGGCGGCCCACCCGGCCTGGCAGGCGCTCTACGCCGGGCTCACGGCCAGCATTCAGGCCGCCGCCGCCGCAGGTGAGCCACCGCCGCAAAAATCGTAA